The following nucleotide sequence is from Alkalihalobacillus sp. LMS39.
AAAAGACGAGTGGCAGACGAAACCTGTTACTTCTACCGAGCGTATAGCTAAATAAAGAAAGGAGGCTGATACAAAATGGCTGTTTTTCAGAGAAGTCGTAAATGGCAGTGGATTGATTTGATTTCTGTCCTTTTATTTGTCTGTCACCTTGGATATGTCGTAATGAATTGGCATTCGCTTCCTACCGCCATTCCAATTCATTTTACGATATCTGGAGACATTAATAATTACGGAAACAAAGGGTTTTTAGCCCTTTTGCCAATAGTAAGTCTGTTTCTTTGGATCCCCTTTTACCTACTTGAGAAACGTCCGCATCTTATGAACTTATTGAATCTGACTGAAGAAAACAAAGCTAGAAAATACCGAGAAGGACAATGGGTTATGAACATTGTGAAAAATGGGTGTCTTATTAGTTTTACTTTTATTAACATGTCTTTGTTTTTCTACGCCTTTGAAGACAAAGCGCCCTTTGGACAAGTATTCTTTTGGAGCGGGATGTTTTTTATTGGTGTTGTTGTCATTGGTCCAATCATTGTATTCATTCAATCACTAAGGTTAGATTTTAAACAATAGCATGTTGTCTTTCGTAAATTTTTACAGTGCAAAAAACTACTAACGATGGCAAGCATAATTGACTGTTGTAATTAGGGAGAGCCCTGATGCCGTTTTTGGTGTGGCACCGACTGTTAACACCGCTTCAAACTAGTCTTTGTAATCTACACCTTCTATTGTCTCTTCACAAAAAACACATACTTTTAAAGTAAAATAATTTTCGAGGTGATAGTATGAAGAAAAAGATGTTTGGTGTCGTCGTTATTTTTATAGTTTTATTAGTA
It contains:
- a CDS encoding DUF1648 domain-containing protein, whose product is MAVFQRSRKWQWIDLISVLLFVCHLGYVVMNWHSLPTAIPIHFTISGDINNYGNKGFLALLPIVSLFLWIPFYLLEKRPHLMNLLNLTEENKARKYREGQWVMNIVKNGCLISFTFINMSLFFYAFEDKAPFGQVFFWSGMFFIGVVVIGPIIVFIQSLRLDFKQ